One Sphingopyxis macrogoltabida genomic region harbors:
- a CDS encoding esterase-like activity of phytase family protein, translated as MRRLLPAVLIFLALGPVPGTHLRFPETDLTERVAVRPLRFAAGGDGSLRFVRGWHLTSPHSYFGGFSAVARIGPGRFQLVGDNGYWTRLTLTPGGQPSRFRIAPLPTPDGRPRRKSMIDAEAMVFDPASGKSWIALEGINQVWRLDARLGAIESRRKLPGQPNWPINRGPEAMARLADGRTVVFSEDADDDPRGREALLYIGDPAAPGPAPVRFFYSSGGRGLVSDAAALPDGRILLVHRRLGFDPVFTTILAVLDPADIGKDAVVGARAIGRVPRLLAENYEGAAVAVEQGRTWLWLVSDDNFNLWQRSLLLQFELVGLPPKKTPDSKKAAR; from the coding sequence ATGCGCCGCCTGCTTCCCGCCGTCCTGATCTTCCTTGCGCTCGGGCCGGTCCCCGGCACGCATCTGCGTTTCCCGGAAACCGATCTTACCGAGCGCGTCGCAGTGCGTCCGCTGCGCTTTGCGGCAGGCGGGGATGGATCGCTGCGGTTCGTGCGCGGCTGGCACCTGACCAGCCCGCACAGCTATTTCGGCGGCTTCTCCGCGGTCGCGCGAATCGGTCCCGGCCGCTTCCAGCTTGTCGGCGACAATGGCTATTGGACGCGGCTGACGCTGACCCCCGGCGGGCAGCCGAGCCGGTTTCGCATCGCGCCCCTCCCCACCCCCGACGGCCGCCCGCGCCGCAAGTCGATGATCGATGCCGAGGCGATGGTATTCGATCCGGCGAGCGGGAAGAGCTGGATCGCGCTCGAGGGGATCAATCAGGTCTGGCGTCTCGATGCCCGCCTTGGCGCAATCGAATCGCGCCGCAAACTGCCGGGGCAGCCGAACTGGCCGATCAACCGCGGGCCCGAGGCGATGGCGCGGCTCGCCGACGGGCGGACGGTGGTTTTTTCAGAGGATGCCGACGACGACCCGCGCGGGCGCGAAGCTTTGCTCTATATTGGCGACCCGGCGGCGCCCGGACCGGCACCGGTTCGCTTCTTCTATAGCTCGGGCGGCAGGGGGCTGGTCAGCGATGCCGCGGCGCTGCCCGACGGGCGAATCCTGCTCGTCCACCGCCGGCTCGGCTTCGACCCAGTGTTCACGACGATCCTCGCGGTTCTCGATCCCGCCGATATCGGCAAGGATGCCGTGGTCGGCGCGCGCGCGATCGGCCGCGTGCCGCGGCTGCTGGCCGAAAATTACGAAGGGGCGGCGGTGGCGGTCGAACAGGGGCGCACCTGGCTCTGGCTCGTGTCCGACGACAATTTCAACCTGTGGCAGCGCAGCCTGCTGCTGCAGTTCGAACTCGTCGGC